In the Podospora pseudocomata strain CBS 415.72m chromosome 5, whole genome shotgun sequence genome, one interval contains:
- a CDS encoding hypothetical protein (COG:G; antiSMASH:Cluster_7; EggNog:ENOG503NW1G): MATDGSNGAQSNRFLIWGGEGWVAGHLKTLLEKDGKEVRLTTIRMENRESVLAELDRVKPTHVLNAAGCTGRPNVDWCEDNQEATIRSNVIGTLNLTDCCFLRGIHCTVFATGCIYQYDEAHPWDGPGFLETDPANFAGSFYSMTKAHVEEVMKHYNNCLILRLRMPVSDDLHPRNFVTKIAKYERVVDIPNSNTILSDLLPASILMAEHKELGIYNFTNPGAISHNEVLTLFRDIVRPSFSWKNFSLEEQAKVIKAGRSNCKLDTTKLVNKLKEYGYEIPEIHEAYRKCFERMKAAGVQ, encoded by the exons ATGGCCACCGACGGTTCCAATGGCGCCCAAAGCAACCGCTTCTTGATCTGGGGCGGCGAGGGTTGGGTGGCAGGACATCTCAAGACCCTTCTTGAGAAGGACGGCAAGGAGGTGCGCCTGACAACGATCCGAATGGAGAACCGCGAATCTGTTCTCGCCGAACTCGACCGGGTCAAGCCCACTCATGTGCTGAACGCGGCTGGGTGCACTGGGCGGCCCAACGTGGACTGGTGCGAGGACAACCAAGAGGCTACCATCAGGTCCAATGTGATCGGCACCCTGAACCTCACCGACTGCTGCTTCCTCCGCGGCATTCACTGCACCGTATTTGCAACCGGCTGCATCTACCAGTACGATGAGGCACACCCCTGGGATGGCCCAGGTTTCCTCGAGACCGACCCGGCCAACTTTGCGGGGAGCTTCTACTCCATGACCAAGGCACACGTTGAAGAG GTCATGAAGCACTACAACAACTGCCTCATTCTTCGACTCCGGATGCCAGTGTCGGACGACTTGCACCCCCGCAACTTTGTCACCAAGATCGCCAAATACGAGCGTGTGGTGGACATCCCGAACAGCAACACGATTCTGAGCGACCTGCTGCCGGCTAGCATCCTGATGGCCGAGCACAAAGAGCTGGGCATCTACAACTTTACGAACCCTGGTGCCATCTCCCACAACGAGGTGCTCACCCTGTTCCGCGACATTGTGCGCCCCTCGTTTAGCTGGAAGAACTTTAGCCTCGAGGAGCAAGCCAAGGTGATCAAGGCAGGCCGAAGCAACTGCAAGCTTGATACCACGAAATTGGTCAACAAGCTGAAGGAGTATGGGTATGAGATTCCCGAGATTCACGAAGCCTACCGAAAGTGCTTTGAGCGCATGAAGGCTGCGGGTGTCCAGTAA
- the ERG9 gene encoding bifunctional farnesyl-diphosphate farnesyltransferase/squalene synthase (BUSCO:EOG09262HA6; COG:I; antiSMASH:Cluster_7; EggNog:ENOG503NXNI), which yields MGAAQQIAYFLLHPNELRSIAQWKVWHEPVHRRDASKETPTEKSCFHFLKLTSRSFSAVIQELNPELLMPICLFYLVLRGLDTIEDDMTLDIKEKEPLLRDFHNIMEQDGWTFDKNGPNEKDRELLVHFDDIIFELKKVKKPYYDIIKDITEKMGNGMADYALNAEHNNIGVGTIKEYELYCHYVAGLVGEGLTRLFVESNLANPQLLVRMDLTESMGQFLQKVNIIRDVHEDWIDKRRFWPREIWSKYVDNWDDLFAPANREKALQCSSEMVLNALKHAEECLFYMAGIRDQSVFNFVAIPQSMAIATLDLVFRNPAIFERNVKITKGDACQLMIESTQNLRVVCDVFKKYARRIHKKNDPRDPNFLAISAQCGKIEQFIETIFPTQDPNKVRAGLKQEDPKMDALETFYLIAAALSTFILIGVLMIGIAWYFGARFDQVFKNIDQKIAGTVTSSVAAVTGVAHEEL from the exons ATGGGTGCCGCCCAGCAAATTGcttacttcctcctccaccctaATGAGCTTCGGTCCATCGCTCAATG GAAAGTATGGCATGAGCCTGTCCACAGACGCGATGCCTCCAAGGAGACGCCCACCGAGAAATCATGCTTCCACTTCCTCAAGTTGACGTCGCGGTCATTCTCAGCTGTCATTCAAGAGCTCAACCCCGAGCTCCTGATGCCGATATGCCTCTTCTACCTCGTCCTGCGTGGTCTCGACACCATCGAAGACGACATGACCCTtgacatcaaggagaaggagcccctcctccgcgaTTTTCACAACATCATGGAGCAAGATGGCTGGACTTTCGACAAGAACGGGCCCAACGAGAAGGACAGGGAGCTGCTCGTCCACTTCGACGACATTATCTTCGAGCtgaagaaggtcaagaagCCATACTATGATATCATCAAGGACATCACCGAGAAGATGGGCAATGGCATGGCCGATTACGCGCTCAACGCTGAGCACAACAACATTGGTGTGGGCACCATCAAGGAGTACGAGTTGTACTGCCATTATGTTGCCGgtctggtgggagagggcttGACACGCCTGTTTGTGGAAAGCAACCTTGCCAACCCACAACTTCTGGTGCGCATGGATCTCACTGAGAGCATGGGTCAGTTCTTGCAAAAGGTTAACATCATTCGCGACGTACACGAGGACTGGATCGACAAGCGGCGATTCTGGCCCAGAGAAATCTGGTCAAAGTATGTTGACAACTGGGACGACCTCTTTGCCCCGGCCAACCGCGAGAAGGCCCTTCAGTGCAGCTCTGAGATGGTGCTCAACGCTCTCAAGCATGCCGAGGAGTGTCTTTTCTACATGGCTGGTATCCGAGACCAGAGTGTCTTCAACTTCGTGGCGATTCCCCAAAGCATGGCCATTGCTACCCTGGATCTTGTCTTCCgcaaccccgccatcttcgAACGGAACGTCAAGATCACCAAGGGAGACGCCTGCCAACTGATGATCGAGTCGACACAAAACTTGCGGGTGGTCTGCGATGTTTTCAAGAAGTACGCGAGAAGGATACACAAGAAGAATGACCCCAGGGATCCTAACTTCCTTGCCATCAGCGCGCAATGTGGAAAG ATCGAGCAATTCATTGAGACCATCTTCCCAACGCAAGACCCTAACAAAGTCAGGGCTGGGCTCAAGCAAGAAGATCCCAAGATGGACGCCTTGGAGACTTTCTATCTGATTGCTGCTGCGCTGTCAACATTCATCTTGATCGGTGTTCTGATG ATTGGAATTGCATGGTACTTTGGTGCTCGATTCGACCAGGTCTTCAAAAACATCGACCAAAAGATTGCCGGCACTGTTACCAGCTCAGTGGCTGCTGTTACCGGCGTTGCTCACGAGGAACTGTGA
- a CDS encoding hypothetical protein (SMCOG1075:alkaline serine protease; SMCOG1075: subtilase family; MEROPS:MER0006037; EggNog:ENOG503NZK9; COG:O; antiSMASH:Cluster_7) codes for MAGRFLVSLSVALSALGVSAAPATTFTKSEGFYIGVPIANPDAQNLIPHKFIVVYNNTFSDDEVFAHESSIASVIAKRNIGKRSPLTNNILSTTVETFQIDQWRAMALEADDALINEIYAAKEVSYIEQDAVIKLNVRQLQSRAPTGLARLSHDGARQNGYFFDSSAGEGITAYVVDTGIRTTHEDLQGRARFGASFIRGEDETDLNGHGTHVAGTIGGWKFGVAKKTQLVAVKVLGADGSGSNSGVIAGMDFVARDATRRGLRGKAVMNMSLGGSFSQAVNTAINRIEAAGVVPVVAAGNENQDTALTSPGSAEAAITVGAIDQTNDRRASFSNFGPLVDIFAPGVRVESCGIRSDSDTATLSGTSMASPHVAGLAAYIMALEGITGVQQVADRLKQLAGQTNSRVVAASNVAGTTDLIANNGFR; via the coding sequence ATGGCTGGCCGATTTCTTGTTTCCTTGAGCGTTGCTCTGTCTGCCCTTGGGGtatctgctgctcctgccaccaccttcaccaaGTCCGAGGGGTTCTATATCGGTGTGCCCATCGCCAACCCCGATGCCCAGaacctcatcccccacaaGTTCATCGTGGTCTACAACAACACCTTCAGCGATGATGAGGTCTTTGCCCACGAGTCCAGCATTGCGAGCGTGATCGCCAAGCGCAACATTGGGAAGCGCAGCCCACtgaccaacaacatcctTTCTACGACAGTCGAGACCTTCCAGATCGACCAGTGGAGAGCTATGGCTCTGGAGGCCGATGATGCCTTGATCAATGAGATCTATGCCGCCAAGGAGGTCAGCTACATCGAGCAGGATGCCGTCATCAAGCTCAATGTCCGCCAGCTTCAGTCTCGCGCCCCTACCGGCTTGGCCCGCCTCAGCCATGACGGTGCCAGACAGAATGGTTATTTCTTTGACAGTTCTGCTGGAGAGGGCATCACTGCTTATGTTGTGGACACTGGTATCCGTACCACCCACGAGGACTTGCAGGGGAGGGCCAGATTCGGCGCCTCCTTCATCCGAGGCGAAGATGAGACGGATCTCAACGGCCACGGTACCCACGTTGCTGGCACCATTGGAGGCTGGAAGTTTGGTGTCGCCAAGAAGACCCAGCTCGTTGCTGTCAAGGTCCTCGGTGCTGACGGTTCCGGTTCCAACTCTGGCGTGATTGCCGGTATGGACTTTGTTGCCCGTGATGCCACCCGCCGTGGTCTCCGTGGCAAGGCCGTCATGAACATGTCTCTCGGCGGCTCTTTCTCCCAGGCCGtcaacaccgccatcaaccgtATCGAGGCTGCCGGTGTCGTTCCCGTTGTTGCCGCCGGTAACGAGAACCAGGACACtgccctcacctcccctgGCTCTGCCGAGGCCGCCATCACTGTCGGTGCTATTGACCAGACCAACGACCGCCgcgcctccttctccaactttgGTCCCCTCGTTGACATCTTCGCCCCCGGTGTCCGTGTCGAGTCCTGCGGCATCCGcagcgacagcgacaccGCCACCCTGAGCGGAACTTCCATGGCCTCCCCCCACGTTGCCGGTCTCGCCGCATACATCATGGCTCTCGAGGGCATCACCGGTGTCCAGCAGGTGGCCGACCGCCTCAAGCAGCTCGCCGGCCAGACCAACTCCAGAGTCGTGGCCGCCAGCAACGTTGCCGGCACAACCGACCTCATCGCCAACAACGGCTTCAGATGA
- a CDS encoding hypothetical protein (antiSMASH:Cluster_7): MPCGFQRPHRSQRSITSKTGQTGLQLIVAKHQAGRDPAQSRILMDAAEVDWAETFPQRNCRVRAVGSSCPMAAPGASIKSQPSHILFPPMPCLQDPWFFCFPRFPQAHDSHNNHPRGGRSKKICYAPESFSFNFANRITNNGRQILWHAFAFRIRLELMLEPKRPLEPDPAQPAPDVCEVGKSAIPPSIPAHPSFAQVSPDRRMFLAARDGSHSGHGNPIMGPNLACHLSSVLGELQRPLPGSRSRVVLV; this comes from the exons ATGCCGTGTGGATTCCAAAGACCTCATCGGAGCCAGCGATCCATCACCTCCAAAACAGGTCAAACAG GTTTGCAGTTAATTGTTGCCAAGCATCAGGCCGGACGAGACCCAGCCCAGAGCCGCATCCTCATGGACGCGGCAGAGGTCGATTGGGCAGAGACATTTCCGCAACGGAATTGCAGGGTACGAGCTGTCGGTTCCTCGTGTCCAATGGCGGCACCTGGAGCCTCGATCAAGTCGCAACCATCACACATTCTCTTTCCACCAATGCCGTGTTTGCAAGACCCATGGTTCTTTTGCTTCCCACGCTTCCCGCAGGCTCACGAcagccacaacaaccaccctcGCGGCGGGAGATCAAAGAAGATCTGTTATGCACCGGAATCATTCTCGTTCAACTTTGCCAaccgcatcaccaacaacggaCGGCAAATCCTGTGGCATGCGTTTGCCTTTCGAATCCGCCTGGAGCTGATGCTGGAGCCAAAGAGACCACTTGAGCCAGACCCGGCTCAGCCGGCGCCCGACGTTTGCGAGGTCGGCAAGTCGGCTATTCCTCCGTCCATCCCAGCTCATCCCAGTTTTGCCCAAGTCTCCCCAGACCGTCGTATGTTCCTGGCCGCCAGAGATGGCAGCCATAGCGGCCACGGGAATCCGATCATGGGGCCCAATCTAGCATGCCACCTGAGCTCTGTATTGGGTGAACTGCAGCGTCCCTTGCCAGGTTCGAGATCACGAGTAGTTCTCGTCTAA